TATTAGCAACTTAAGAATCCAACAAGAAAGGAATAATTTTCACTGAAggcgaaaaataaacaaatagtCAACATGATCTGGTCACCGACAAGCAACAAATACGGAGTAGGTAAGTTAActtcgaaaaataaaacagtcaAGTCCTAATTTGGTAAGAATTGTTCCATTTAGTGATAGTATTTGTAAGCGAAAGAAGCTGCCAAAGCACTACTTGTATGGAAGATCAGTATGATGATGAGTAGTAGAGCATTGTCATTCGTATTTTGCGTTGATAATAACGTCGCCTCCGTGAGCGTTATATGATGCCTCATTCTTACGAGAACTGAGGGAAGAGTGGAATTGAATAATATGTGTGACGATGACGTCGTAATTCCTATCAGACGAAAGTGCAACCGCAGTGAATGTCGAGCATGGGTTGAAGGGCAAAGAAATACCATTATCTTGATCACGGACTAAGtaaacgattgttttgaaatggACTGAAAATGTTTTTACATCTGTGGAAGAGTTGTTTGACGTTATAGGGACGACGGCGTTGACGGTTTTAAGACGAATGGAACAAGACCAAATCGCACCTGgagccgttttttttgctgtatgcAACACTTGAATATCTGGAATagagtaaataaaatcaaggaAAGCCAACAGATTAAGATTGGTTGATGCAAAAGTATGTACATTTTTACATACATGAAACAGCTTCATAATGCTATAGACAGTGCATATagatttgaataattttacgaTAACgagttaaataaaataacgatAATTGAACCATAGCGAACAATCGTAGTTTTGTTACTGACACAGACGTACTGATCACCGTACGTTGATTAAATATACAGTCATTCGATCGGGCTGTTTGCACCTCTTATCCGATTAATTTGTATAAGGTTTGCTACATTCGGTTGCTTGGCTAGAGTGTGAAGGAAATGGGTAATGCGGATGTGGGATTTCCGGTAAGTGCCTTTTTGGGTGCAACATTAGTTCTTTATCGTTGCGTACCGCTGTTCTGACCGCTCACAGAAAATCTAAGCATAGTTTTGAGAAGTCAgcagaaaaaacacaccataGACAAGGTATTTTGTTAGTTTGTATGTCAAACAAAGTATGTAAAGTCGTAAAAATACATTTCTTGAATATTGATGGTTGGtgttttataaacaaaacatataaTTATCCAAACATGAGTATATGGAAGCCCTTGAGCTTGAGCCCCCTAAATATAGACTTAGTTGAGACAACAAGTCCAACAAGTTAAACTTGTTTAACAATTGCGATTGATTTCTGTTATGAAATTTGCTAGAACAAACATGAcaatgggtttgttttttagttTTCGTATTTAAAACTTCTGATGTTttgcagtttttgtacgaaaaatttaaaccgtctatgatttttttatgtataataaaatacatttttttattcgatgAAGAACGGTCTGTAGCTCGGTAACATTGGAATATTACTCATTTGCCACAGTTAATGTTAAAAATGTGTGATGATGCACTGTGATGATTATCataaaaccgttttttttatcagttATCGATATTACACTTGCCGAGCCGGTTGTCGCGGAGTTTACGATAATTCATGCTTTTCTTGCGAATCAAGGTCGACATGATTTGTTTATAAGTATgaaagcacaacaacaaacattcgGTGTCATTCACCCCTATCTGGTAACTATTGTCCATTTTTTGTATGCTGTTTAGTAGAAGTTttgatatataaaatctataTGAAGATTGTAAGCTATTGTAATTCAGACTTGTTTAAGGTATAATTATGAATTGAATGGTAGCAAATCGCAAAGACAACTAAAGACACCCAATTTTATAAATAACTTCCATGTCATGTCGAAAAGGAAGTTGAAGATCGCGAGGCGTAGTTAGTAGGTTGGTCTACGCCACAGAGGCATACACCTGAATACGAACAACTTAAGTAACTGTTGAGTTACGCAGTGTACGCAGTGTagaaatttgtattttatgtAATACAATATATGACTTAAATTGTCATTAAACTCTTTTGCTTATTGTTCataattgttattgttgttttggtcATTGCTTTCTTAAACTTTAGCATTTGCCTTTGTAAGTTTGAAATTACATATTTACGTACGGAACATCACTTCTAGCCTTTTAACCGGTTCATACCATCATCTCGTGAATCGATCCAACGTATTGATCAGACAGCAAGTGGCGCATTCGGCGTCATGAAGCCGCTTGTTTGCATCGCACGccatgaatgaaatgaagaagccagggaagagaaaaaagcgATCATTCAAGGTTACCTGGCATGCATACTTCCGCTCTGCATCCCGTCCACCGTCCATCCATCGCTGCTTGTACCATTTACGTTCACTGCCAACGAACTCATTTATTAATGTACGTTGcgtcaatgttttttttcttgttgtagtTCAAGCACGCATGTagtctaaaaataaacaaactccTGGCCGGCTGGGTTTACGCCGAACGGAACTGGAATAGAAGGAATAGAATATCATAAAATAATGTAATGATGCTAATACTCCCATACGTTGCCACAATTCCGTCAATCGCAACAAAAATTCTGTGTTATTCAATTTGATAAACTCGCCACAGCAGTTAGAGAGCAAAGATCGATGACGGATTGTGCATTTCGATGCATTGTTATCGCAATGGTTAGGCATGGTTATTTAACATGTGCCTTCTGCGATTACTTCTAAAGGATCATAGCCCGAACAACGAATTGCCCTATGTGGAGCAGTTAGTTACTATGGTGACAAATCTACATATGCAGTTTTTGTAATGTATCATAAGTGCATTCGCATCAGTCGTTGTCACGATGAAGTAAGGCGCAAGGGTCGATAACAGCTACTCTTCGAAGAACGGAACAGCTCTCTTATAACGTGGCCGTAATTTATCATTTGCCGGGTTCGTTATTATTCTACTGTTTTATCATTTCTTTGCATTGCCTTCAGTTTGTTGCCTTTCCTTGTGCTTATTCATTTCGCCCCGCTATCGATGTTTTGTCACCGTACATGTGTTCTTTTTGTTCCGACTCATGCGGTGCATTCGTATACCCAGTAGACGTTGTctggtgaaaaacaaaatcaaatgaaaaaaagaaactatatTTTTATCCGCTTCTGGAATCCGTTTATGCTGTGGTGCATGGTTTGTTGTGTCTGCTCACATCAGTCATTCTCGCAGTGAAGCGATGCATCGTGCAGCATGTGAATTATGGATCTCTTATTTCCGGTTTGAAGGTTGTTTCGCTTCGAAGCAAAATGCAGATGTGTCGTggatgaattttaaatattagttTAGTTGTTGAAGCACGCATTCGATGCACATTTGTACTTCGGTTCAGACTATGGATTAGCTGAAGAATAATAGATTTTAGACGCTGGAAATCATTTCTGAATTGATGTAGAAATATTATGTTTCGTCCTGTGCACTAAGAGCACCGTTCATTGTGCTTATGTGTCGTAACAAATTATTTCTCGATTGTTATATTGCTGCGTGCTGGGGGCTCATTCGACAAAAGGTTGATACTAGATTCCATCGGTATTGTTCACGGGGTGTAGTTAGCACGGACTGCTTTGACGACTTCTTTATTATTggtacaacaacctcaagggGTCTactcatttctggcttacttggactttatttacccatagcTGAACGTACGGGGGATTTTGGACctgtcctgtcgtgtgaaaaccggcACCGCTAACAATACACTATCGAGTCGCCCCCGTTATGCAAGTACGTTGTAAAAATTTGTGCAAACCGGAGAATACAAGAAGGATCTTGCTATGTAGCAGTTcgataaaatattataatttcaTCGTTGACCGACACAGATTTTGGAATCTATATAAAAGTCATTCTGCGGAAATGTTCTTAACTTGTGTCCCTGTTGAAATGTACAATAAAGCTTTGTAATTCTATGTATTATTTTGTAGAATGTACGTCACGTACGTTTTTTTCACAGAATTCGAAACAAATTCTTCTTACTTCTGGTGACTACATTAGCTTTATCATTTAGGCTTTTGAATGGGGTCTGTTTGAATGCGGTCATTATTCAGAGCGGGTCTGAATTTGAGCAATTAAACCAATTTACTAACAGCAGGGCGAGAGCTACCGCTTGTTTCCTGCTGTTGTCTCCTGCACAGTTAAACAACAAAGAAATAGTTTAATGAACGTATGGATAGGAACGTAATTTGTTTAATCATGCCGGCACCTTCACATGacttggttttattttacataaaaagaAGCATAAGTACAGCTTTCACAGACCCATGCAGCTGCTTGGAGATAGATTCAAGAGATAGTTATATCAATGTGTGCAGTTTAATGgtatattttcatttaaagtAAATGCCATTTTTATGGATACGACGCCACAGACAGTGATTGTATTGCAACCTTTTTGCATATGGGTGATCGCATATTTGTTTTAGAAATGAGTTCGTAAACAAACTGGCGTCTGCCGAGATTGGATGATGCGTTGTTTATCTCGTTGTTTTACCGCGAAGTTTAAAAAAAGCGTATTGCGAGAAATTTTTACGAAGCGAATCAAACTAACTACTCCTGCATATTGCCAGTCACAGTATTTATATTCGAAGAAGTCTATatataattgaataaatattgtTACACTAAGCAGAAACGAAATATCGAGCATAATTAATAATCGAAAGGATAGGGAATTcattgtgtgtatgtttgcactttttacaattttatacTCTTATCTATTACCAGCAATACACAACTGGCACGGTGATGTCACGCATGGACTTGCTCTGGATGTGGGAGACTGCGTGGAAATACTGGAGGAAACTGCCTACTGGTTTCGTGGCACCTGTCCCCGAAAGCCTCGCAAAGTGGGTCTCTTTCCAAAATCGTACATTCATCTGAAAGACCTCTCGAAGGTGGATCCTGTAGTCGCCGAATGTACGCTGGTGTTGCGTGAGTGGTCCGAAATATGGAAGCGATTGTTTGTGGTGAGTAAAGCTAATATTACGAATTGTGTGCAGCTTGCAAAAGTTGATGACACTGCATGTGATGCAGACAGTTTGAAAATGTATGAATAATTTCGCCTCATGTCCGAAACATAGGAACGGGAGGAATACAAATTTACGTCACTGCGCAAGGTAATGCTGGCATTGCTCGAGAGCCGTCGAGAACTGTTGAGCTCTACACTTACTCAGGACCAGACTTACGAGCTGCAAATGAAAGTGATATCTAAGATTGATTGGGGAAATCGGTGAGTATATGCTTCATTGCAGTTATGATATTAGTTTTAGGTCGTTCTACAACACGttgtaatatttgttttgttatgtatataatatgtttaaaaagcTCCAAGAAAGTATGGtatgatgttatttttttttttaatattacgGTTGAACGGTCAGGTCGTATCGCCTTACTTTTACCATGTTCCGGATAATTgatccttgctacgggggtttgATCCTGagcgtgtgaagaccggtgccgCTATCAATACACTAACGGACCGCGCCTAACGACGatgttatatattttttttttttttttaaactgtgGTTTTAagaatcgtttgtttgtttaatttttgtttggaagTATAGCGCATACTTAAATATAGAATGTGTTAAAATTAGGGAAAACATCATTTACACATTACCTCTAACGAGATTTGTTATTTGAATGATCTTTATGGCATACTGAATACGCCTGTGggtatgcaatatttgtaACAGACACAATGAACCGGCGACACGAGATCAGAAAGGGATGaagatgtattttttattggtTTCCCAGCTACCTACTAAACCATATCGTTCGCATTATGGCCATGTAAACTATATATTTACGTCTTGACTGCGGTCCATAGCCTTCGGTGTATTGAACCTAAAGCTTTAAATAAGATCATCAAATGAATAAGACCATGGAAAGTTGATATAAGAAGAGGCTCCATGTTGATCACACGAGTTAGTTTACGTACAATGTGCTGTCAATACCCGAGTAACGCGGTTCTCGACATACCCGGATTCTATAACATTTCACGGAGTTTTGTATGCAGAATTCGATTTTTAATTCGAATTCGATTTCGATtgcaaactaaaaaaattgtttcattttattattagaataatttattttcgtaGCATTTGACTGCAATTTTACTGTATTCTTTTAATAAACGCATAAATTTCGTTTTTGAATGGTGCGTCATAAATATTCGATCCTTTTTTACGACAAATAAACCATATTTTAGAGGAatctcgagatacgcggatttctGTGGAACGTAATATCCGCGTATCACGGGTATCGACTGTactgttgttttgtatttttgtgcattgagtaaaatagtaaaatagccataaaaaagtttttttttaactttaacaAATATTATGTGCAGATTCTATCATGTCGAAAAGTCATCGACACTCGTGATGATAAAAATGATATTcatatttaacattatttgGGTTAATTCAATCTTCCATTTCGCGTCCAAGCGTCGGTTAAGATCGACAACTAAATTCTATTATAGAGCCAACTAACATGTAAATAGTTATACATCAACGATAACATGTTAAAGAACATTATATAGCTCAAATCTTTTGAGTATTACGATTTATTCTTCTTGCCCCGCATTTCTGGCTTACAAGACATATTTTTCCacatagccggatagtcagacCTTGCTACTGGGGTATTGGTCGGGATTTTGAACCAGTCGTGTGACGACTGGATCCACTATCAATACAAAACTGGGCCTAACGGCTATTTCTCATGCTGATCTAGTGAAACCagtaaatatgaaatataCAAGAAATGAAAACTATAGTTAAAAATGTATTCAAAACCTAGATAAGCTTTATTAGTTTTTTCTCTTATTTTTATCAATGTAATCACAATTAGAGTATGCAAAATTGTTTGCGCTCATTCTTGATCGTTCCTACTTCACGTTCGTTTTTGACCCTGTGTATGGACATATCATAACATCTTCGCTGAAGTCGATGATTTGTTCAAGCGATGATCGATGGGCAAGCATATAATGTATACATTTCTTGCCAAAGTTTTCTACTCGTAGGTTATTGCTTCCGTTTTTTCATTGCATTAGCGACCATATGCTAAACtaaaatgtttcgttttcgcTACAGAAATGGGTGTACTTTTGACTGATGTATCTATCTAAAGGATCCTAAAGGTATTTTTAATGATGCTGCCGTAACAGTGTCCAAATTTTTCTGACGAGGAGTtcgttttcctgtttttcttttcctttcccttgaCGGAAGGTACACTAGCAGTACGGAATGTAACACATCGTTCCTAACCAAACTTACTGAATGAGTCGTATTAATTCGAAACCGCCTCGTAGCTACGAGAAGGATAATGATGCACTAATTAAGAgaaaaagggattttttttttaaagtctcCGTCTTGTTTTGAATGGCGTTGGTTTATCTGAGTACGAAATACTGAAGTCTATGGAAGTGAACTGCTTACTCTCACTGCCTGCGTATTCAGTAAGCTTCACATGATCTGAGGATCTACAATTGTagcaaattttaaacaacgCTTATGTTTATCGTAAGGCAGTTTGTTCACGTGTTTAATGAGATAAAATGTGTCTAAAATCTATGTTTTGAGTGTACACCATGACGGTCAAATTTCTTATGTTTAAAGTGATGGGTGTTGAATTTCGAATATTCTTACATCTGTACGTAATATTAGTCTCTACTGTGAATGCTGTTTCATAATTGCTCAGGTGGTCTTTTATGCTTACAGTATGCGTATAGGATTTGCTTTTCTATGGCATTGAATGTatgattaatttattgaacaaTTTCTTGTTGAGTAACATTCGTTCTGCGATCGATATGCTTGGCTGAAGCTTGCCGAAAACGAGAGATTcattttgcattgtttttagTATTCCGCTTTATTTCTTACAATCGCAAAAAATGCTATAATTTGGACGTTGctcaaaaatttatttaaaatgattGATAAAATAAAGGTTAGCCTTGCGCCGAGCTAaaggataataataaaacattaaacacatAGTACACCACATGACAGTCTTCTGTTGCTTGTTCCACTACATTATCTATTGGAAGGAGAAATTTTCTACTGTCGGGAACTCTTCACAATTCTAATGTAAACCATTAAAATATGCGTTTAATTGCGCCATTTATCCATTACTTTTTAATACATCTGGCAAACCTTGCCAAAACAACGTCAGCAATGATACTTCCCACAGCTTAGTTTAATCTTACGTTGTTTTTAGGATGAttactttaaaatttaaaattgagaAGCAgcttgaatgttttttgtttccttaaaCTACAACATCTTCGTTCACACCGTTGCAGAGTTCAGCAGAATCTTACTTGTCATACGTACGTAGTTCTAGCGTAACTTTCTGGTCACGTTTTTCTCACGCACTACTGGAGGCAGACACTATTTAAGCTTCGTAGTCCTGATGTAATACCTCCTTTTCCTTGTCTGTTTTATATTGTGTTGTTGAGTATCGATAATATTAAAGACAGCATCAATTTTCCGATTTCCCGATGATAGTACCGTTGATCGCGTGTGGTAAAGGTGGTCCAAAAAGTGGAAATAAATGTGTGATAAATAAGGAGAATTATAACAATTTTGGACTGGAACATTCTCTGACGCACGGTTGGTGACACCAGATATGGTTCGTCTACTTTCTACTCATGCATTGTCATTCCATCGAATTGATCTAGGTGTATGTTGTTTTAAGAGGGAGTCTATGTATGAGTGCGTATCTGTGATAATTTAATACTCAACCATAGAGTAGTTCTACTTAACAGCTAGACTAAGGTTGCATGATGGAAATTGGAGAAAGGAGAGGTCCAAAACAAAGATCTAGATAGGTGTGTTTGTAATACGGTGCTAGTATTCTGCGGCAGAAGTCCACCATCGAAGCCTGAACACAAACTGTGCTGGGCAGGATGGCAAATGAGGTTATGTTTCAGTTTCTTTACCGTATTTCTCGATCGCCGGATACATGGGAGCCATTTCGAGTGTCGATGGTGCCGAAGGTGTGTCGCCCGAGATTGGTCGACCCTCGTCGAGCATGTTGATAAAAGAGTGCAGCATCTCGCCGTACGAGGTAACATTGAGATTTTGGCCAAGCAGATGAATCATGAGGAAATCACCGATCTGCACACGGCGAATAAGATTGCATACGTCTGCGGGATCTGCTTTGCGGAAGCGACGTCTCAGAACGGCTTCTCGCGACGTCGGCATCATGACGATGGCCGCAGAGTAGACGATCGCCAAACCGGAGGCAACCGCAAGAATGATGAACCAGAACCTACGTTCGAGAAGATGGCgcagaaaacaaataattatgaTGGTTGATTAATGTGATCACTATCAATTGCCTTGATGTACTCACCACAGAAAAATGTAAAtcttttcattcaaaatgtTGAGTGCCAGCACGCAGAGTGCATCATGCTTCTGAATGCTACCGGAGGAACCATATTTGTGGAACGTGCACTTAGTTACTCTTGGGAATATCTGTGGAATGAAACATATTATGATTGAAATAATGCGAATCTTTGCTTTATTATAATCAACAACTCACCTCGATCATAGGGTCAGAACGATTTTCTTGGTTCATATTAGAGAACCTTAGCACATCTGATCCGTAGGTTAAGAAAGCACCGCCCAAAAATTTGTCCACAAAGAATATGTTGCCCACCTGTAAGGAATTTAATGTCATTATGCATCTAATCGGTAAAAGAAGCTTCTTGGTTTCAACAGTGCTTTACATACCACATTGATAAAATTGAGTGCCTCGCAGAAGAAATATCCGAACGAATATGTGTTATGCGTGTTGGCACTGTCGTACAAATATTGCGCTAAACGATCATGACGCGCCTTGCGTTCCACAGGACTTGCGGTTGAAACTCCACGCATGCCTTCGGTGATCATACGCATGCGACCCTCCTCCCAATTTTTCCAAATCCAGTGTGGCACATAGAACAGCAAGCCCTGGAAGAACAGCATGAACGGCACCCACTGGTAGTAACTGTGGTACGTCCGTTCCTGGTTGTCGTTGCCCAGTCCCGAGTGGGCCACTTCCGTGCCCAACCTACGTCCATGCTGCCCGGGCAATGTGAACGTGTATGTGATCCAGCAGTAGGTGTTAATCACGTGCACGGGTACGGCTCCGTCGTTTATACAGGTTATCGGATCGCCAATCAAATTGTTAGCAGTTACGATAATACAGCATGCGAATAGGATCGCACTAGTTATGCGATAGTGACACCGGAACACAATGTTATCAATGATGGCTTTATCCTGCAGATATCGCACCTTCACGAACCCAGCCACGGCTGAGACGAGTCCAAACACAGCCATGGTTGATCCGCTAGTGTCCCTTTAGGGCTGGATGCGAAAGAATCGACCAATGTTGATTTAAAACAGCTGTAAATAGACGTAATTAATCAGACATAATTAGAACCTGCTATGTGCTACGGTTGTGGAAAATCTGCATCTGCTTGTGCCTTATTGCGATCGCGACCACATCTGCCTGTCCGACGGCTGCTGTTAGAATGCATCATTACATATTAGTTCCCGCTGGGCGGTTTTTACATGGGCGGACAAACGATCGGTTGATTGTGCTAGGAttagtgtgtgtgcttttttttttcatgcggCTTGCGCTAGATCTAACTGACTGACAGCGCAAAATGCAGCGGCACCTTCAATGTCAAATTCATTGTTTCATCAGATCAATCCATCAGCCAAGGTTGAATGCAGTTCTACCCTAATCCAATTCAATCCCCCGGCCGCACACAGAAACGCACGTGGAATCACGGGTAATTGCGTTTGGCAGCTGGGTCCATACGATCGTGGACGCTTACCTCTGTCAAGTGTCATCGTGACACTTCACTTTGTTGTGTAGGGCTGCTGAACACAGCACACCTGACTGTTGCCGTACGAACACCCTGGGGGAGTAACGTTCGTTTCGTATTGCATATTAATACTGGTCCAACGGGGTTTTGCTATGGGCTCGGCACATTTGTGGTTGTCGTTGTGGTTTTAAACTTAAAGTTGCGAtatcaaaaatgcaaaaacaatGAACCGATCTGCACTTGCACAATTGCATTTCCAGGGGGTTTGTGTGTTGGAGACGAGTAGGCGAGAAACATATCATGCTAGCCAAGTATTCATTCAGCCAACCAGATCAAGTATATCTACCATCATGATCGATCTGGTTTTACTGAATGTTTAATAAGAAATAATGCAAATGTGTGTATCAAGTGCAAAACTCGTATTGACAATAACGACAGGCGAATCGCATccgttgccgttgttgttgttgctgttgcaagACCTTTATTCGATTCTTCCAATTGGCTTTTCGTTAAACGAACGAATTAAAGTTCTCTGTTTACGTTCCACTATATGTTTGCAACAAACATTTGGCATTCTTCTTGGCCTGTGGCACTATCAATATGGCAACATTTTAGTGTTTAAATTGAAAAGCACCACTCTCCCAAAGATGGCTAGAGTAGTTGgccaaatatttgtttcccaTTTAGCTTGCCGTACGTTCCTCCGCTCAAATTTGAATAGCACATAAACATTGCGCAACGTACTACACACATGCGCGACGACACACAAAAGTATttcagcaacaaacaacaacaaaaacagcgTGCGTTGCGTTGGAAACAGCTATCACCGTGAAGTCACGATCACTTTTCGGATCTTTTGAAGAGCCAAAATGTGGATGAGCTGCCACTCCACACTTTGAGGTGCTCTCGTTTTTGCGAAATCGAACACAACACTTTTTCCCTTGTTGTTGAGACCGTTTGTGTTGATAATGAGGCTCTCACGATTATGTGGCACGTATTTTACTGTACGCGTCGCGTCCTGGAACGGATGTGCGTGAAAGagaagcagcaaacaaaagctGACCCTTGCGATTGCTTTCCGCGTGATGTTGTAGATCACTCAGCGCAGCTTTACATGTCCGGCGACACATGACACTATTTACGGAGTAGCGCAAAACGGACGCGCCCGAATGTGATGTTGTAGACCTGGACCCCTTTCAAGCACGTGGTTGCTATTCAGCATGTAATAAATTTGCGCTATTTTTCGCTATTGTTTTGAACCGCGCAATGAGAAACATGATCGCTGGTCGCGATGAATGAAGCGCTTAtcagggtttttttgttcccattGGTGTCATCGTTAATTAGTCGGTAACGATACATATACATGCGGAGTTAATTTAGCTGAGGTAAGAAACACTGACGAGAACGAATGGAGTGTTTTGTTCACTCCACATCCAAGGGCAAGGGTAAACGGAGTGCAACATACTAAAATGGGGAATAACACCAGTAAAGTGAAGAAATTTAGGATCTGTAACGTAGCCTATGTACTCAGAGTGGCATTGTGGATacaggaaatggaaatttccGTTTCGAGTTGGGTCGGGAAATGGTTGTTGTTGAGTTTTGATAATAACTTTACTGATAAGCAGAATTCGATTGGGTTTTCTGAAGAAAGAACCATTGTTTCTCCTGCTACGAATGGAGACATTCCTTTCTGCTGGACGTTTGTAATGTTAAGAAGATACTATCGTGCCGATAAGAGGAATCCGTAACAGTTTGTAGTATTGTGTTTTAGACGACCCCATCTTTACAGTCAGATGGACGATTCTTGTTGCATTTGACGAGAAAACCAGCAGGACGAGAAAACGTCGCAGGGTTGACGGTAGTACTTGGCCCGATTAGCCATGAAGGGCATGGAACGTTTTGCAGTTGCGCAAACAAAGTTACAGCGATGGATATGTTTAATATAAATAGGACCATTACGACCGCTGTTCCTTTTCCGCTGTTTAATGTTAGATGACTCAAATTTATTCTCATCCAACACGAGCTCTCGATCGTAAAACATGACAATATGGCGTCCGTCGACCCCACACTGCAGTGCTTCTTCGTTGCTGTTACCGTCGAAAGGAAGAACTTTACCTTCGCTCGGTATGtcttatgttttcttttcccccgTTCCTTACCTTCCCTATTGATACTTTCGTTCTTTCTCTTTGTTCGTTCATTTATCGATCGTTCCTGCCTACGTTACCAATGCTGCGgcatttttcgttcgttcgacaTCATATCTGAACGGAATTGAGAAGCCGCATTCGAACACACGGCGCTGCTGTAACGATAAATCATTTctgctgtttgtgtttgcgACTCCTTCCATCGCATTCCGTTCCTGGGTGCTGGGCTTGAAAGACACTCCCGGATGGTGCGGTATGTTGGGGTTGAAGGAGAGAAGCAGAAGCGCAGGGAACGCAACACGGGAAGAGCGCAGTGTTCTTTGTTGCCATGCCGATACGTCGTCTATGGTGCTGCTTTTGAGCGAATGCATCCCGCGATCTTCTGCGCATAAAACCGGAATAGTAGCCGCACAATCAGCAGCAAAAGATCAAAGTTCCAACTCTTTCTTCTTGTGATGAATCAGTTTAGTTCTAGCGAAGGTACTGAATTTGACGCAACGGGTTTTGT
The Anopheles moucheti chromosome 2, idAnoMoucSN_F20_07, whole genome shotgun sequence genome window above contains:
- the LOC128297715 gene encoding innexin inx3 isoform X1 codes for the protein MAVFGLVSAVAGFVKVRYLQDKAIIDNIVFRCHYRITSAILFACCIIVTANNLIGDPITCINDGAVPVHVINTYCWITYTFTLPGQHGRRLGTEVAHSGLGNDNQERTYHSYYQWVPFMLFFQGLLFYVPHWIWKNWEEGRMRMITEGMRGVSTASPVERKARHDRLAQYLYDSANTHNTYSFGYFFCEALNFINVVGNIFFVDKFLGGAFLTYGSDVLRFSNMNQENRSDPMIEIFPRVTKCTFHKYGSSGSIQKHDALCVLALNILNEKIYIFLWFWFIILAVASGLAIVYSAAIVMMPTSREAVLRRRFRKADPADVCNLIRRVQIGDFLMIHLLGQNLNVTSYGEMLHSFINMLDEGRPISGDTPSAPSTLEMAPMYPAIEKYDKEKEVLHQDYEA
- the LOC128297715 gene encoding innexin inx3 isoform X2 produces the protein MAVFGLVSAVAGFVKVRYLQDKAIIDNIVFRCHYRITSAILFACCIIVTANNLIGDPITCINDGAVPVHVINTYCWITYTFTLPGQHGRRLGTEVAHSGLGNDNQERTYHSYYQWVPFMLFFQGLLFYVPHWIWKNWEEGRMRMITEGMRGVSTASPVERKARHDRLAQYLYDSANTHNTYSFGYFFCEALNFINVVGNIFFVDKFLGGAFLTYGSDVLRFSNMNQENRSDPMIEIFPRVTKCTFHKYGSSGSIQKHDALCVLALNILNEKIYIFLWFWFIILAVASGLAIVYSAAIVMMPTSREAVLRRRFRKADPADVCNLIRRVQIGDFLMIHLLGQNLNVTSYGEMLHSFINMLDEGRPISGDTPSAPSTLEMAPMYPAIEKYGKETET